Part of the Microcoleus sp. FACHB-68 genome is shown below.
GATCTCAGTTATGAAGACAGATGCAGAGCCGGCAAAATCCAGGCATCCATTTGAATGAATTATTTCACTTTATCCAAGAATTTTATATTAAAATATTATGCAAGTTAAAGTATAAATGAAAAATGATTTCCAGCCTAGGAATTCAGCTACTAAACCTGTATTTTAAGTTAGCCGGTGGAGTTGCGCTGGGATTGGTTTTAGGCTGGAAACTGCCAGAAGTCGCGCCAGCTTATTTGGGCAAATTTTTATTCTGGATTGGCGTGCCGGTGGGCATTGTGGCATTTCTGCGCGGGGCCGATTTATCTGGCTCAATTTGGATAGCGCCGGCAGCCGCATGGGCCGCAATTATTCTAGGGGCAGGATTAGCGTGGGCTTGGATCGAGATAGAAAGCAAGCGCAACCCTTCAGGCTTAATGGCTTCAAAACCGGCACAGGGCACTTTTTTGCTAGCGGCAATGGTGGGAAACACCGGATATTTAGGCTATCCAGTCATCCTGGCATTAGTGGGAGATAAATACTTCGCCTGGGCGCTTTTCTACGATATGTTAGGCACCCTATTCGGTGCTTACGGATTGGGAGTAGTCCTGGCCGCTCGCTTTGGCATCGGCACTCAAAATTCCTGGCAATTAGCCCTTGTCATGCTGCAAAATCCGGCCCTGTGGGCGTTTGGTTTTGGCTTAATTGTCCGAAACGTGGCGCTGCCGATGCTAGCGGAAGAAATATTGCAAGCATTTGCCTGGGGTTCATTGGCTTTAGCCCTCGTGCACATTGGAATGCGACTAAGCCGGCTGTCTTCTTGGGGAAGCTTGCAACCGGCAGCGATTAGCCTGGGAATTAAAATGCTCATCGTGCCTTTAGTGCTGGGTGCCGGTTTACCCTTTCTGGGCATTACCGGCCCTCCGCATCTAGCGATTGTGCTGCAAATGGCCATGCCGCCGGCGTTTGCCACCCTCGTACTTGCAGAAGCTTACAATCTCGACCGCGATTTAGCGGTTACCGCCGTGGCAGCCGGATCGGTTGGCTTTTTGCTGATCTTGCCGGTGTGGTTGTGGATTTTTGGCCTTTAGTAATTTTCTCGTTCCCAGGCAATTTCCTGAGAAGAAGAATAAGTGGCAGCAAGTTCAGCCGGTGTCATTTGTTCGTAGGGT
Proteins encoded:
- a CDS encoding AEC family transporter; this translates as MISSLGIQLLNLYFKLAGGVALGLVLGWKLPEVAPAYLGKFLFWIGVPVGIVAFLRGADLSGSIWIAPAAAWAAIILGAGLAWAWIEIESKRNPSGLMASKPAQGTFLLAAMVGNTGYLGYPVILALVGDKYFAWALFYDMLGTLFGAYGLGVVLAARFGIGTQNSWQLALVMLQNPALWAFGFGLIVRNVALPMLAEEILQAFAWGSLALALVHIGMRLSRLSSWGSLQPAAISLGIKMLIVPLVLGAGLPFLGITGPPHLAIVLQMAMPPAFATLVLAEAYNLDRDLAVTAVAAGSVGFLLILPVWLWIFGL